Proteins from a genomic interval of Veillonellaceae bacterium:
- a CDS encoding response regulator transcription factor yields the protein MSTSMTIRAMIVDDEEHARNELRYLLAEYPDVEIISQSSNCSEALRVIDKLTPHLVFMDIEMPGMNGLKAAKKIAAAEFPPLIVFATAHEEFAAKAYEIDAVDYLLKPFSSKRVNRCIKRVRNLLTNRLNVSSHYLSSINSQPSKQKLAIENNGKASIIDINDIILACCVDGQVAIYTNDRTYYSNMTLHELQVRLKYQPFFRSHRSYLVNIEKIREVIPWFNGTYNLVLEGMPRMEVPVSRQHAGCLKKIFNL from the coding sequence ATGAGCACATCAATGACCATTCGGGCAATGATTGTTGATGATGAAGAGCATGCACGCAACGAGTTAAGATATTTGCTTGCGGAATATCCTGATGTTGAAATCATCAGCCAATCAAGTAATTGTTCTGAGGCATTGAGAGTAATTGATAAACTAACGCCGCATCTAGTGTTTATGGATATAGAAATGCCAGGCATGAATGGACTTAAAGCTGCAAAAAAAATTGCCGCGGCAGAATTTCCGCCGCTTATTGTTTTTGCAACAGCCCATGAAGAATTTGCTGCCAAGGCTTATGAAATTGACGCTGTTGATTATCTTTTAAAGCCATTCTCATCAAAAAGAGTTAACAGGTGTATAAAAAGGGTACGAAATCTTTTGACGAACAGGCTGAATGTTTCCAGCCACTATCTATCAAGCATAAACAGTCAACCTTCTAAGCAAAAATTAGCCATAGAGAATAATGGCAAGGCTAGCATTATTGATATTAATGATATTATATTAGCCTGCTGTGTAGACGGGCAAGTGGCAATCTACACTAACGACAGAACCTATTATTCTAATATGACGCTTCATGAACTTCAGGTGCGACTTAAATACCAACCATTTTTCCGTAGTCATCGATCATATTTAGTAAATATCGAAAAAATCCGTGAAGTAATACCTTGGTTTAACGGTACATATAATTTAGTACTTGAAGGTATGCCTAGAATGGAAGTCCCGGTAAGTCGCCAACACGCAGGCTGTTTAAAAAAAATATTCAATCTATAA
- a CDS encoding histidine kinase, translating to MHDSLSMVLFQRIAIIAVVAYVFSQTQAFRSLFKKETTLKEKLVLILIFTTVSIAGTYFGIPIEDALANVRDTGTIVAGLLGGPLVGGITGAISGIHRMTLGGFTAVECGFATILGGILSGYISVRMKPRTPEVITGIVTGVFIVLFSMGLILLFAKPFSAAASLVFKVAVPMSVANAIGIAVFMIIIHNAREHQNKIGALQTNKALRIANATLPHLRKGLNSNSAEKVAATIKNMTSASAVAVTDCSQILAHVGMGSEHHHRGAPLPEMIRSCLTTGHITLVQSANELGCSYAKCPLKSAITVQLLCREEKVGTLTIYYSSEAAITELDIEFAQGLGQIFSTQLELAKLQQKAELATKAELKALRAQINPHFLFNSLNTIVSLCRTNSEEARHLIIELSDFFRRSLKSAQEFVNIQEELELVDSYLTLEKARFGRRLSVEKDIDSEAMSVPIPIFTLQPLVENAVKHGLLAKEQGGTVTILIKKDHNRVLICINDDGQGIAPELLTKILTHGFGKGAGVGLSNVNERLKVIYGPQHTLAIDSVLGVGTNVRFSIPIRSNEGVVA from the coding sequence ATGCATGATAGTCTGTCAATGGTGTTATTCCAGCGAATAGCAATTATTGCAGTCGTTGCCTATGTCTTTTCTCAAACCCAGGCTTTTAGATCTTTGTTTAAAAAAGAAACAACTCTCAAAGAAAAACTTGTGCTAATATTAATTTTTACAACAGTTTCGATCGCTGGAACTTATTTCGGAATTCCAATAGAAGATGCCTTGGCTAACGTCAGAGATACCGGCACTATTGTTGCTGGTCTTCTGGGCGGTCCGCTGGTTGGCGGCATAACCGGTGCTATAAGTGGTATCCATCGCATGACTCTTGGCGGGTTTACTGCGGTAGAATGTGGTTTTGCAACTATCCTTGGCGGTATATTATCTGGCTATATAAGTGTTCGAATGAAACCCAGAACTCCTGAGGTAATCACCGGAATAGTTACAGGAGTATTTATTGTTTTATTCAGCATGGGGCTGATATTATTGTTTGCTAAGCCTTTCAGCGCAGCGGCTTCTCTTGTATTCAAAGTTGCGGTACCAATGTCAGTTGCTAATGCAATTGGTATTGCCGTTTTCATGATAATCATTCATAACGCTCGCGAGCATCAAAATAAAATTGGCGCCCTCCAAACTAATAAAGCACTTCGTATAGCTAATGCAACATTGCCACACCTGCGCAAAGGACTAAACTCAAATTCAGCTGAAAAAGTAGCAGCAACTATAAAGAATATGACTTCCGCATCGGCAGTAGCTGTAACCGATTGCTCGCAAATACTTGCCCATGTCGGAATGGGGTCTGAACACCATCATAGGGGAGCTCCGCTACCTGAAATGATAAGGAGTTGTTTGACCACTGGACATATTACTCTTGTGCAGTCAGCTAATGAATTAGGCTGCAGTTATGCAAAATGTCCGCTTAAGTCGGCAATAACGGTACAATTATTATGCCGGGAAGAAAAAGTTGGGACGTTGACGATTTATTACTCGTCTGAAGCGGCTATTACTGAGCTGGATATTGAGTTCGCGCAAGGCCTCGGACAAATTTTTAGTACACAGCTAGAGCTGGCTAAACTGCAGCAAAAGGCTGAGCTAGCTACAAAAGCCGAATTAAAAGCCTTGAGAGCGCAAATAAATCCCCATTTTTTATTTAACTCCTTGAACACCATTGTGTCACTATGTCGGACAAATTCAGAAGAGGCTAGACATTTAATTATAGAATTAAGCGACTTTTTTAGACGAAGCCTGAAATCAGCGCAAGAATTTGTTAATATTCAAGAAGAATTAGAACTTGTCGATTCATATCTAACGCTTGAAAAGGCTCGATTTGGTCGGCGTCTTTCTGTAGAAAAAGATATTGATTCGGAAGCTATGAGTGTCCCAATTCCTATTTTTACCTTGCAGCCGTTAGTAGAGAATGCTGTAAAACACGGACTGTTGGCGAAGGAACAAGGAGGAACAGTAACTATCTTAATTAAAAAAGACCACAATCGGGTGCTGATCTGCATAAATGATGACGGACAAGGAATTGCCCCCGAGCTGCTAACGAAGATACTTACACATGGCTTCGGGAAGGGCGCCGGTGTCGGTTTATCAAATGTTAATGAACGGCTGAAAGTTATTTACGGCCCGCAGCATACGTTGGCAATCGACAGCGTGCTGGGTGTTGGTACGAATGTTAGATTCAGTATTCCGATAAGGAGTAATGAAGGGGTGGTAGCATGA
- a CDS encoding 1-acyl-sn-glycerol-3-phosphate acyltransferase, translating to MYDILKLLVLVLFKLVFCLEISGQNNIPKKGSAIIASNHISLLDPPVIGVSMPRYIHFMAKEELFKYPVFNWIITQLKAFPVRRGTADRTAIRTAINLLESGAIVGLFPEGTRSKTGVLGKPEPGLALIAVKTGAPIIPTAVIGTGDFSKKLLPKFKVKFGKPIGVEKGKTDKESLEKISQSLMQEIARLIKEG from the coding sequence TTGTATGATATTTTAAAATTACTAGTTTTAGTGTTGTTTAAATTGGTGTTCTGTTTGGAGATTTCCGGTCAAAATAATATCCCCAAAAAAGGCAGCGCAATTATTGCCTCCAATCACATAAGCTTGCTGGATCCGCCGGTGATTGGCGTGAGTATGCCAAGATATATTCATTTTATGGCCAAAGAAGAATTATTCAAGTATCCCGTGTTTAATTGGATTATCACACAGCTTAAAGCTTTTCCTGTACGGCGGGGAACTGCTGACCGCACTGCTATACGGACAGCAATTAATCTACTGGAATCAGGGGCAATAGTCGGGCTTTTTCCTGAAGGAACCCGGAGTAAAACAGGGGTACTTGGCAAACCTGAACCCGGTTTAGCTCTAATAGCTGTTAAAACAGGGGCACCAATTATTCCGACTGCTGTCATTGGAACCGGCGACTTTAGTAAAAAGCTTCTACCGAAATTTAAAGTGAAGTTTGGTAAGCCGATAGGAGTAGAAAAAGGGAAAACTGATAAAGAAAGTCTGGAGAAAATCAGCCAGTCCTTAATGCAAGAAATTGCTAGATTGATAAAAGAGGGGTAA
- a CDS encoding (d)CMP kinase yields MKKLTIAIDGPAGAGKSTVAQIVAGTLNYTYIDTGAMYRAVTWLAIANNITSDKVLINYAREAVIRLAYINGKTKVFVNGTDVTDEIRTPEISRKVAEIAQIPAIREVLIAKQREMAQEGGVVMDGRDIGSYVLPNADVKLFLTASIEERARRRWQELTEKGIDVSLQDIANDITCRDKQDCEREIAPLKKTEDAILIDTTGITIQGTVQKILDICRERAGLV; encoded by the coding sequence ATGAAGAAACTGACGATTGCAATTGACGGACCAGCCGGTGCGGGTAAAAGCACAGTCGCACAAATAGTTGCCGGAACTCTGAACTATACCTATATCGACACTGGGGCAATGTACAGGGCTGTTACTTGGCTGGCAATAGCTAATAATATTACTTCAGATAAAGTTTTAATTAATTACGCACGCGAGGCCGTTATAAGGCTAGCTTATATTAATGGCAAAACAAAGGTGTTTGTCAACGGCACGGATGTAACTGACGAAATTCGCACTCCTGAAATTTCACGTAAGGTAGCAGAAATAGCTCAGATTCCTGCTATTAGGGAAGTCTTAATAGCTAAGCAGCGTGAGATGGCCCAGGAGGGTGGAGTGGTAATGGATGGGCGTGACATAGGCAGCTATGTCTTACCAAATGCCGATGTTAAATTATTTTTAACAGCTTCAATCGAAGAAAGGGCACGACGGAGATGGCAGGAACTTACAGAGAAAGGTATTGATGTTTCCCTTCAGGACATTGCCAATGATATTACTTGCCGTGACAAACAAGATTGTGAGCGGGAGATAGCTCCTCTAAAGAAAACTGAAGACGCTATTTTGATCGATACTACAGGAATAACAATTCAAGGCACAGTACAAAAGATTCTAGATATTTGCAGGGAGAGAGCAGGTCTTGTATGA
- the aroA gene encoding 3-phosphoshikimate 1-carboxyvinyltransferase: MESKIVNRVSVLRGDIAIPGDKSVSHRSVMMASLSSTPVLVKNFLNSDDCLATVACMTKLGAKVEQKTPNELLISGNGLFGLKEPQDVLDAGNSGTTMRLLAGILGAQPFFSILTGDHSLCSRPMGRVIEPLQRMGCFILGRDQSKYAPLALAPASKIHGIEYKTPVASAQLKSAILLAGLFADGATVVTEPELSRDHTEKILAAFGVPISVSGTSIKLTPVSELKAPDILQVPGDISSAAFWVVAATIIPGSKIILRNVGVNPTRTGIIHVLKQMGANIQLVNESFAGQEPIADLIVSSAELVGVEIKPAIIPTLVDEIPILAVAAMFAKGRTIIRGASELRVKETDRLKAISTEFNKMGANIIETKDGLVIDGPQQLKFGRVYSHNDHRMAMALAVAGAAAQGVQIDYAKCVSISYPDFFNVLKKLSEQ, encoded by the coding sequence ATGGAATCAAAAATAGTAAATAGAGTATCCGTATTACGAGGCGATATAGCCATACCCGGCGATAAATCGGTTTCGCATCGCAGTGTAATGATGGCAAGCCTATCATCTACGCCTGTGCTTGTTAAAAATTTCCTCAACTCTGATGATTGTCTGGCAACTGTTGCTTGTATGACTAAGTTAGGGGCAAAGGTTGAACAAAAGACACCCAATGAACTATTAATATCGGGAAATGGGTTATTCGGACTAAAGGAACCACAGGATGTTCTAGATGCCGGAAATTCAGGTACAACGATGCGGCTGCTAGCTGGTATTTTAGGAGCGCAGCCGTTTTTTAGTATCTTAACAGGAGATCATTCGCTCTGCTCCCGGCCTATGGGACGAGTAATTGAGCCTTTACAGCGAATGGGTTGTTTTATACTTGGCCGGGATCAGTCGAAATATGCACCCTTGGCTTTAGCTCCAGCTTCCAAAATCCACGGTATTGAATATAAAACACCTGTGGCTAGCGCCCAGTTAAAATCTGCTATTTTGTTAGCTGGGCTATTTGCAGACGGCGCTACTGTTGTTACTGAACCAGAACTATCTCGGGATCATACTGAGAAAATTCTTGCGGCCTTCGGTGTACCAATTAGTGTATCTGGTACGTCAATTAAACTAACACCAGTGTCAGAACTTAAAGCACCTGACATACTGCAAGTTCCGGGCGACATAAGTTCGGCTGCTTTCTGGGTTGTTGCAGCGACAATAATTCCTGGAAGTAAAATTATTCTGCGCAATGTCGGTGTTAATCCTACCCGAACAGGCATAATCCATGTTCTAAAACAGATGGGAGCAAATATACAATTAGTAAATGAGTCGTTCGCAGGGCAAGAGCCCATTGCTGATTTAATTGTCTCGTCAGCCGAACTTGTAGGCGTTGAAATTAAACCGGCCATTATTCCGACTCTGGTAGATGAAATACCAATTTTAGCCGTAGCGGCAATGTTTGCCAAGGGAAGAACAATAATACGGGGTGCGTCTGAGCTCAGAGTTAAGGAAACTGATCGATTAAAGGCTATAAGTACTGAATTTAATAAGATGGGTGCTAATATTATCGAGACCAAAGACGGCCTGGTAATTGATGGCCCGCAGCAGCTAAAATTTGGACGAGTCTATTCCCATAATGATCATCGAATGGCAATGGCATTGGCAGTTGCCGGGGCTGCAGCCCAAGGCGTGCAAATAGATTATGCAAAATGTGTATCTATATCATATCCTGACTTTTTTAATGTACTAAAAAAGCTAAGTGAGCAATAG
- the aroF gene encoding 3-deoxy-7-phosphoheptulonate synthase — protein sequence MIIVMNAPTTDQVNRVIEKLTQVGLDAHYLHSCGKTIVTAIGDSTACNEKQYERMPGVDRVLPIVTPYKLVSREFRSDNSLVQVEGVCFGGTSIPVIAGPCAVESYEQLKESALAVKKAGAKLLRGGAYKPRTSPYSFQGLEQEGLDILRAVSKEVGLPIVSEVTDPRAVEVMAEQIHMLQIGARNMQNFVLLKEVAKTNRPVLLKRGPAASIEEWLMAAEYIMAGGNDKIVLCERGIRTFESFTRNTLDLNAVPVIKQLSHLPIVVDPSHGTGNWSWVGPMAKAALGAGADGLIIEVHPDPEEAVSDGPQSLTPINFRQLMQELTSIAAALNRKMS from the coding sequence ATGATCATTGTTATGAATGCCCCAACGACCGACCAAGTCAATCGGGTTATTGAAAAATTGACTCAAGTCGGTCTTGACGCACATTATCTACATAGCTGCGGAAAAACAATCGTTACAGCAATTGGGGATTCGACAGCTTGCAACGAAAAGCAATATGAGCGGATGCCTGGAGTTGATAGAGTTTTACCAATTGTAACTCCTTATAAATTAGTAAGCCGGGAATTTCGATCCGATAATAGCCTTGTCCAAGTAGAAGGAGTCTGCTTTGGCGGGACAAGCATTCCTGTAATTGCCGGACCGTGCGCTGTTGAAAGTTATGAACAATTGAAGGAGTCTGCCTTGGCTGTTAAAAAAGCCGGAGCAAAACTCCTACGCGGAGGTGCCTATAAACCTCGTACTTCACCTTATAGTTTTCAGGGGTTGGAGCAGGAGGGACTTGATATCCTCAGAGCTGTTTCTAAAGAAGTTGGATTACCAATAGTTTCAGAAGTTACTGACCCTCGCGCTGTTGAGGTCATGGCCGAGCAAATTCACATGCTACAAATAGGTGCGCGAAATATGCAGAATTTTGTACTCCTGAAGGAAGTGGCTAAAACTAATAGGCCAGTGCTTTTAAAACGAGGGCCGGCTGCCTCAATTGAAGAATGGTTAATGGCCGCTGAGTATATCATGGCCGGCGGAAATGATAAGATAGTGTTGTGCGAACGGGGAATACGGACCTTTGAAAGTTTTACCCGCAACACTTTGGACTTAAATGCTGTTCCAGTTATTAAACAACTTAGTCATTTGCCAATTGTGGTCGATCCAAGCCATGGTACTGGAAATTGGAGTTGGGTTGGACCAATGGCTAAGGCAGCTCTTGGTGCAGGAGCAGACGGCTTAATAATTGAGGTTCATCCTGATCCCGAAGAGGCTGTATCGGATGGGCCGCAATCGTTGACACCGATAAATTTCAGGCAATTAATGCAAGAGTTAACCTCAATAGCCGCTGCGCTTAACAGAAAAATGAGTTAA
- a CDS encoding NAD(P)/FAD-dependent oxidoreductase — MQRIIVVGGGAAGLMAAYSAAKNGGTATVLEKMPDIGRKILITGKGRCNITNSADIKTIIKNIPGNGAFLYSALSAFDNNDVVSFMNEYGVKTKVERGNRVFPVSDKARDVVAAFAKALARVGATVITGTTVKKIRVAENKVVGVVTEKGHEYNADAIIVATGGASYPGTGSSGDGYRIAKELGHTVTSLKPSLVPLEVAEEWVQDLQGLSLRNITASVIFEGKKVAEEFGEMLFTHYGLSGPIILSLSKKVAELLNNHNKEVMVSINLKPALSLEILDQRIQRDFEKFSRKQFKNALSDLLPAKLIETFIDLSFIDPEKPVNQITKKERQRMIELLTDLRLTITKTRPISEAIVTAGGVNIKEINPKTMESKLINGLYFAGEVIDIDGFTGGYNLQAAFATGYVAGYQSVLSRQ; from the coding sequence ATGCAGCGAATTATTGTTGTGGGCGGCGGAGCCGCTGGGCTTATGGCGGCGTATAGTGCCGCAAAAAATGGTGGAACGGCTACAGTTTTAGAAAAAATGCCGGATATTGGAAGGAAAATTTTGATAACCGGTAAGGGAAGGTGCAATATCACTAATAGCGCCGATATTAAGACAATTATTAAAAATATACCTGGCAACGGTGCATTTCTTTATAGTGCACTTAGTGCTTTTGATAATAACGATGTCGTCAGTTTTATGAATGAATACGGAGTTAAAACAAAGGTAGAGCGTGGCAACCGAGTTTTTCCAGTTAGTGATAAAGCCCGCGATGTTGTTGCCGCCTTTGCGAAAGCTTTAGCCCGTGTGGGTGCAACGGTTATAACTGGGACAACTGTGAAAAAAATTAGGGTTGCTGAAAATAAAGTCGTTGGAGTCGTAACGGAAAAAGGACACGAATATAATGCCGATGCTATTATTGTGGCAACAGGCGGTGCATCTTATCCGGGTACCGGGTCTTCGGGGGATGGATATAGAATAGCCAAGGAACTAGGTCACACTGTTACATCTCTTAAACCTTCACTCGTGCCATTAGAAGTAGCTGAAGAGTGGGTACAAGATTTGCAAGGCTTGTCGCTTCGTAATATTACGGCTAGCGTTATATTCGAAGGTAAAAAAGTTGCTGAAGAATTCGGTGAGATGCTGTTTACCCACTACGGTCTTAGTGGACCGATAATCTTGTCGTTGAGCAAAAAAGTTGCTGAATTATTGAATAATCATAACAAGGAAGTTATGGTTTCGATTAATTTAAAACCAGCGCTAAGTCTTGAAATCCTAGATCAACGGATTCAGCGAGACTTCGAAAAGTTTTCGCGTAAACAGTTTAAAAATGCATTAAGTGACTTATTGCCAGCTAAACTGATTGAGACATTTATCGATTTGTCGTTTATTGATCCTGAAAAACCTGTCAACCAGATTACTAAAAAAGAGCGCCAACGGATGATTGAGTTGTTGACTGATCTTAGACTCACTATTACTAAAACCAGACCGATTAGTGAGGCGATAGTAACGGCTGGTGGAGTAAATATTAAAGAAATTAATCCGAAGACAATGGAATCCAAATTAATAAACGGTTTATATTTTGCTGGCGAAGTTATTGATATTGATGGGTTTACTGGCGGGTATAATCTTCAAGCTGCATTTGCAACAGGCTATGTGGCAGGATATCAATCTGTATTATCTCGGCAGTAG
- a CDS encoding rRNA pseudouridine synthase, whose translation MEERLQKIISQAGIASRRHAEKLITDGRVSVNGRIVTELGTKVEPYKNKIAVDGKVIAVEKYVYILLNKPKGVVTTLNDPQKRKTVADLIRDIPERIYPVGRLDYNTEGLLLLTNDGELTNALIHPSRKVRKVYLAIVEGFPTEEKLDRLRVGIRLDDGMTAPALVNIVDFDRERNLTALEIVIHEGKNRQIRRMCEKIGHPVKQLKRIKFAFLDLQGVRRGSYRFLTPAEVAELKSL comes from the coding sequence ATGGAAGAACGGTTGCAGAAAATTATCAGTCAGGCCGGGATTGCCTCCCGCCGTCATGCCGAAAAGTTAATTACTGACGGGCGGGTTTCAGTTAATGGCCGTATTGTTACAGAGCTTGGCACTAAAGTTGAGCCGTACAAGAATAAAATTGCAGTTGATGGCAAGGTTATTGCTGTTGAAAAGTACGTCTATATATTGCTGAATAAGCCGAAGGGCGTTGTTACCACTCTCAATGATCCTCAAAAACGTAAGACAGTGGCAGATTTGATTAGAGATATCCCCGAGCGGATTTACCCTGTCGGCAGACTTGATTACAACACTGAAGGATTGCTTTTACTGACTAATGACGGGGAATTAACAAATGCGCTAATTCATCCTAGTCGTAAGGTTAGAAAAGTTTACTTAGCTATCGTCGAGGGCTTTCCAACTGAAGAGAAACTTGATCGATTACGAGTTGGCATAAGGTTGGATGATGGCATGACGGCTCCCGCTTTAGTAAATATTGTAGATTTTGATAGGGAAAGAAATTTAACCGCACTTGAAATAGTAATTCATGAAGGTAAGAATAGACAAATTCGCCGAATGTGCGAGAAAATCGGGCATCCGGTAAAGCAACTTAAGCGAATTAAGTTTGCCTTTCTGGATTTACAAGGAGTTAGAAGAGGCAGTTACAGGTTCCTAACTCCGGCTGAAGTAGCTGAATTAAAAAGCTTATAA
- a CDS encoding FAD-dependent oxidoreductase, whose product MVKVVVAGGGWAGCAAALSAAKAGAEVILIERTDLLLGTGLVGGIFRNNGRYTAAEEAIAMGGGDLFVAMDANSRHEGINFPGHNHASLYDVTTMEPLVRKVLQNYNIEIKTKTRVIDIIKYGKTIKALILDHDEVVRGDVFIDTTGSAGPMGNCLTYGNGCSMCILRCPSFGPRISVTSKAEVKEIMGCKADGSFGAMSGSCKLNKDSLSLEIREQLDSAGVVVLPLPESLQKTGTLGKKACSQYAVKEYATNLVLLDTGHAKLMTSYFPLDDLRKVPGLERARYEDPYSGGVGNSVRYLGIAPCSNYLKVDGVDNLFCAGEKSAILVGHTEAIITGLLAGHNAVRHCLDMQYLEIPTSLAIGDFIAYVHEQMTTDLGLRVRYTFSGSVYFDRMKSRELYSTNRNVIKERVASAGLTDIYNTCLV is encoded by the coding sequence ATGGTAAAGGTAGTCGTTGCAGGCGGCGGTTGGGCGGGATGCGCAGCAGCATTGTCAGCTGCTAAGGCTGGAGCCGAGGTGATACTAATTGAGCGAACCGATTTATTATTGGGAACGGGACTAGTCGGCGGAATATTCCGTAATAACGGACGTTATACTGCAGCTGAGGAAGCCATTGCGATGGGAGGAGGCGATCTTTTTGTTGCAATGGATGCTAATAGCCGTCATGAGGGTATTAATTTTCCAGGGCATAACCACGCATCGCTTTATGATGTAACAACAATGGAACCTTTAGTAAGGAAGGTACTACAAAATTATAATATTGAAATAAAAACAAAAACACGCGTTATAGATATAATTAAATATGGTAAGACCATAAAAGCACTAATCTTAGATCATGATGAGGTAGTTCGAGGAGATGTATTTATCGATACAACTGGCTCAGCCGGCCCGATGGGCAATTGTCTTACATATGGTAACGGTTGCTCAATGTGTATTTTACGGTGCCCGTCATTTGGACCGCGGATTAGCGTTACCAGTAAAGCGGAAGTAAAAGAGATTATGGGCTGCAAAGCTGATGGGTCATTTGGTGCGATGAGCGGTTCCTGTAAGCTAAATAAAGATTCCTTAAGTTTGGAAATTAGAGAACAGCTCGATTCTGCAGGTGTGGTAGTATTGCCGTTGCCGGAAAGTCTTCAAAAAACTGGGACACTAGGCAAAAAAGCATGTTCACAGTATGCCGTAAAAGAATATGCAACAAACTTAGTATTGCTCGACACCGGGCATGCAAAGCTAATGACGTCATATTTTCCGCTTGATGATTTACGCAAGGTCCCAGGGCTTGAGCGCGCCCGTTATGAAGATCCTTACTCGGGCGGTGTTGGTAATTCGGTGCGTTATTTAGGAATTGCGCCATGCAGTAACTATTTAAAGGTTGATGGGGTTGATAACTTATTCTGCGCGGGTGAAAAATCGGCCATACTAGTTGGTCATACCGAGGCTATTATTACAGGATTATTAGCAGGTCATAATGCAGTTCGACATTGTCTCGATATGCAATACCTAGAAATTCCAACAAGTTTAGCCATCGGTGATTTTATCGCCTATGTTCATGAGCAAATGACTACAGATTTGGGACTAAGGGTGCGCTATACCTTCTCTGGTTCAGTTTATTTTGACAGGATGAAGTCTAGGGAGTTATATTCTACAAATCGTAATGTTATCAAAGAGCGGGTAGCAAGTGCAGGGTTGACCGACATTTATAATACCTGTCTAGTATAG
- a CDS encoding spore maturation protein, whose translation MFEELCSLLSSWAIPALLLGIPIIGVIRRVKVYELFVEGAAEGFHTSIRIMPFLVAMLVAVNIFRASGAMDLLIGIFEPVLNAFGIPADLAPLAIMRPLSGSGALGLVTEILNTYGPDSMVGRIASTVLGSTDTTFYILTVYFGAVGIRNPRYSVFVGLTGDVAGFLGSIYVCTLLFS comes from the coding sequence ATGTTTGAAGAACTATGTAGTTTATTATCGAGCTGGGCAATACCAGCTTTACTGCTCGGAATTCCCATCATTGGCGTTATACGACGGGTGAAGGTATACGAATTATTTGTCGAAGGTGCCGCCGAGGGGTTTCACACTTCAATTCGTATAATGCCGTTTTTAGTAGCAATGCTGGTAGCTGTAAATATTTTTCGGGCCTCAGGGGCGATGGATTTGCTTATTGGGATCTTTGAACCTGTACTTAATGCTTTCGGAATTCCGGCCGATTTAGCCCCTCTCGCTATAATGCGTCCTTTATCCGGATCAGGTGCGCTTGGTCTTGTTACTGAGATTTTAAATACTTATGGCCCGGACTCCATGGTCGGACGGATTGCCTCAACGGTACTTGGCAGTACTGATACAACTTTTTATATTCTGACTGTTTATTTTGGAGCTGTTGGGATTAGGAATCCTCGATATTCTGTTTTTGTTGGTCTAACGGGTGATGTTGCGGGATTTTTAGGCTCAATATATGTATGTACGCTATTGTTTAGCTAA
- a CDS encoding spore maturation protein has translation MINIIWVLLMAGGIIYAGLNGRIEIITQSAITAAEDAVNLSFKLIGVMCLWLGIMKIAEASGFVRFISILLSPVIRLLFPSVPSSHPAMGAIIMTLSANMLGLGNAVTPLGIKAMQELQKLNIKKDTASPAMCTLLALCTTGFTLVPATIIALRSAAGSVNPAEIVGATLAVSLGATVIAITVDRICRMVFARDRR, from the coding sequence GTGATTAATATAATTTGGGTACTTTTAATGGCTGGCGGAATTATCTATGCCGGCCTGAACGGACGAATTGAAATTATAACGCAAAGTGCAATAACAGCTGCAGAGGATGCCGTAAACCTTTCTTTTAAACTAATAGGCGTTATGTGCCTGTGGCTTGGTATCATGAAAATTGCTGAAGCCTCTGGTTTTGTACGTTTTATATCGATATTGCTGAGTCCAGTTATCCGCTTGCTGTTTCCTAGTGTACCGTCCAGTCATCCGGCAATGGGAGCAATAATCATGACACTAAGCGCAAATATGCTCGGGCTTGGTAATGCTGTAACGCCGCTTGGTATTAAGGCAATGCAGGAACTGCAGAAACTAAACATAAAAAAAGACACCGCATCTCCTGCAATGTGCACCTTACTTGCTTTGTGCACTACAGGTTTTACACTGGTCCCGGCTACTATTATTGCGCTGCGATCGGCGGCTGGCTCTGTAAATCCTGCTGAAATAGTAGGCGCAACCCTTGCAGTAAGTCTTGGAGCGACTGTCATTGCCATTACTGTTGACCGCATATGCCGGATGGTATTTGCCCGCGATAGGAGGTAG